Proteins from a single region of Thermoanaerobacter uzonensis DSM 18761:
- the atpF gene encoding F0F1 ATP synthase subunit B, producing MGLFNIWTFIITIINLLVLYYILKKLLFKPVTQFLENRENKIKSSLEEAEKERQEAYNLKAKYEGILQNADNEGKAIIERAQKFAEDKANKIIDDANKEAKAILDRAKEEATLEKIKAMHDLRIELSQLVIDAASRVLEKKLPIDDEDIINEVIEEAGASWRK from the coding sequence TTGGGCCTTTTTAACATCTGGACTTTTATTATTACAATAATCAACTTGTTGGTTCTTTATTATATATTAAAAAAGCTTTTGTTTAAACCTGTGACACAATTCCTTGAAAATAGAGAAAATAAGATCAAATCTTCTTTAGAAGAAGCAGAAAAGGAGAGGCAAGAGGCTTACAACTTAAAAGCAAAGTACGAAGGAATATTGCAAAATGCTGACAATGAAGGGAAAGCTATAATTGAGAGGGCACAGAAGTTTGCGGAAGATAAAGCAAACAAGATTATTGATGATGCTAATAAAGAAGCCAAAGCTATATTAGATAGAGCTAAAGAAGAAGCAACTTTGGAAAAGATTAAGGCAATGCACGATTTAAGAATAGAATTATCCCAATTAGTCATTGATGCCGCTTCTCGCGTTTTAGAGAAAAAACTTCCAATTGATGATGAAGACATCATCAATGAAGTCATTGAGGAGGCAGGGGCATCATGGCGCAAGTAG
- the atpE gene encoding ATP synthase F0 subunit C, protein MDLLAIGAGIAALTGIGAGIGIGLATGKAVEAVSRQPEARGSIMQLLLLGGALAEATAIYGLLVAFLIIILKP, encoded by the coding sequence ATGGATTTATTAGCTATAGGAGCAGGTATTGCTGCATTAACAGGTATAGGCGCAGGTATTGGTATAGGCCTTGCGACAGGAAAGGCGGTTGAAGCTGTATCAAGACAGCCTGAAGCGAGAGGAAGCATAATGCAGCTTCTTTTATTAGGAGGTGCTCTTGCAGAGGCAACAGCCATTTACGGCTTGTTGGTAGCATTCCTTATAATAATATTAAAGCCGTAA